In Xanthomonas sacchari, a genomic segment contains:
- a CDS encoding ParA family protein — protein MARIIAIANQKGGVGKTTTAVNLAAALARQSQRVLLVDLDSQGNATMGSGIDKRELAASTCDVLLGESSAEQIRVTAPEGFDLLPGNIDLTAAEIQLMDQPAREQRLKTALAPLREAYDFILIDCPPALSLLTLNALTAADSVIVPMQCEYYALEGLTALLETIEALRAELNPALEIEGVLRTMFDVRNNLANAVSAELTNHFGDKVFRTIVPRNVRLAEAPSHGQSIVGYDRTSRGGVAYLGLAGEIVRRRNERNRPMPAMETY, from the coding sequence ATGGCCCGCATCATCGCCATCGCCAACCAGAAGGGCGGCGTCGGCAAGACCACCACCGCGGTCAACCTGGCCGCGGCGCTGGCGCGCCAGTCGCAGCGCGTGCTGCTGGTGGACCTGGACTCGCAGGGCAATGCGACGATGGGCAGCGGCATCGACAAGCGCGAACTGGCCGCCTCCACCTGCGACGTGCTACTTGGCGAAAGCAGCGCCGAACAGATCCGGGTGACCGCGCCGGAAGGCTTCGACCTGCTGCCCGGCAACATCGATCTCACCGCCGCCGAGATCCAGCTGATGGACCAGCCGGCGCGCGAGCAGCGGCTGAAGACCGCGCTGGCGCCGCTGCGCGAGGCCTACGATTTCATCCTGATCGACTGCCCGCCGGCGCTGTCGCTGCTGACCCTGAACGCGCTGACCGCCGCCGACTCGGTGATCGTGCCGATGCAGTGCGAGTACTACGCGCTGGAGGGGCTGACCGCGCTGCTGGAGACCATCGAGGCGCTGCGCGCCGAGCTGAACCCGGCGTTGGAGATCGAAGGCGTGCTGCGGACCATGTTCGACGTGCGCAACAACCTGGCCAACGCGGTGTCGGCGGAGCTGACCAACCACTTCGGCGACAAGGTGTTCCGCACCATCGTGCCGCGCAACGTGCGCCTGGCCGAGGCGCCCAGCCATGGCCAGAGCATCGTCGGCTACGACCGCACCTCGCGCGGCGGCGTCGCCTACCTCGGACTGGCCGGCGAGATCGTGCGCCGCCGCAACGAACGCAATCGGCCGATGCCGGCCATGGAGACGTACTGA
- the rsmG gene encoding 16S rRNA (guanine(527)-N(7))-methyltransferase RsmG — MTDASLPDSVRAALEQGLHAQGLDAAALAPPLLAYLALLTRWNRTYNLTAIRDPHEMVTRHLLDSLAMQPFAREGALADLGTGPGLPGIPLAIARPQLRVTLVESNGKKARFLREAVRQLRLDNARVAESRAEALDEAGAYDLLTARALDTLAGIVAVGGHLLRPGGRLLAMKGVRPDEEIAALPPGWVAPTVHPLQVPGLGADRHLVVVERG, encoded by the coding sequence ATGACCGATGCCTCTCTCCCCGATTCCGTCCGCGCCGCGCTCGAGCAGGGCCTGCACGCACAAGGCCTGGACGCCGCGGCGCTGGCGCCGCCCCTGCTGGCCTACCTGGCGCTGCTGACGCGCTGGAACCGCACCTACAACCTGACCGCGATCCGCGACCCGCACGAGATGGTGACCCGCCATCTGCTGGATTCGCTGGCGATGCAGCCGTTCGCCCGCGAGGGCGCGCTGGCCGACCTGGGCACCGGCCCGGGGCTGCCCGGCATCCCGCTGGCGATCGCGCGGCCGCAGCTGCGGGTGACCCTGGTCGAAAGCAACGGCAAGAAGGCGCGCTTCCTGCGCGAGGCGGTGCGCCAGCTGCGCCTGGACAACGCGCGGGTGGCCGAGTCGCGCGCCGAGGCGCTGGACGAGGCCGGCGCCTACGATCTGCTGACCGCGCGCGCGCTGGACACCCTGGCCGGCATCGTCGCCGTCGGCGGCCACCTGCTGCGCCCGGGCGGGCGCCTGCTGGCGATGAAGGGCGTGCGCCCGGACGAGGAGATCGCCGCGCTGCCGCCGGGCTGGGTGGCGCCGACGGTACACCCGCTGCAGGTCCCCGGCCTGGGCGCCGACCGCCACCTGGTGGTGGTCGAGCGCGGTTGA
- a CDS encoding 4'-phosphopantetheinyl transferase family protein: MPPVAAAAAAEAPDWRLGPVALWLRPHPPRTSGEAQARHLLAGELAMPAATLPLRRDARGRPGLHAPLAHLDIGWSHSGDYLLVAVAAQARLGVDIERQRPRPRLLELAQRFFHPDEVALLAALPAPAREALFFRLWCAKEALLKAHGHGIAFGLHRLRFAEDAAGVLRLAWCDPGLGATEAWHLHEWEAAPGYRAALAWRADAPVEDTP; the protein is encoded by the coding sequence ATGCCGCCCGTGGCCGCCGCCGCTGCCGCCGAGGCGCCGGACTGGCGGCTGGGCCCGGTGGCGCTGTGGCTGCGCCCGCATCCGCCGCGCACCTCCGGCGAGGCCCAGGCGCGGCACCTGCTGGCTGGCGAACTGGCCATGCCGGCGGCGACGTTGCCGCTGCGCCGCGATGCGCGCGGCCGGCCCGGCCTGCACGCGCCGCTGGCGCACCTGGACATCGGCTGGAGCCACAGCGGCGACTACCTGCTGGTGGCGGTCGCCGCGCAGGCGCGGCTGGGCGTGGACATCGAGCGCCAGCGGCCGCGGCCGCGCCTGCTGGAGCTGGCGCAGCGCTTCTTCCATCCGGACGAGGTCGCGCTGCTGGCCGCGCTGCCGGCACCGGCGCGCGAGGCGCTGTTCTTCCGCCTGTGGTGCGCCAAGGAGGCGCTGCTCAAGGCGCACGGTCACGGCATCGCTTTCGGCCTGCACCGGCTGCGCTTCGCCGAGGACGCAGCCGGCGTGCTGCGCCTGGCCTGGTGCGACCCGGGGCTGGGCGCGACCGAGGCCTGGCACCTGCACGAGTGGGAGGCCGCCCCCGGTTATCGGGCCGCCCTGGCCTGGCGCGCGGATGCGCCTGTCGAGGACACGCCCTGA
- a CDS encoding GlsB/YeaQ/YmgE family stress response membrane protein, translating to MGIIIWLIVGGIVGWLASIIMRRDAQQGIILNIVVGIVGALIAGWLFGGGINQAITLWTFLYSLIGAIILLAIVNLFTRGRAR from the coding sequence ATGGGCATCATTATCTGGTTGATCGTCGGCGGCATCGTGGGCTGGCTGGCCAGCATCATCATGCGCCGTGACGCACAGCAGGGCATCATCCTGAACATCGTGGTCGGCATCGTCGGCGCGCTGATCGCCGGTTGGCTGTTCGGCGGCGGCATCAACCAGGCGATCACCCTGTGGACGTTCCTGTATTCGCTGATCGGCGCGATCATCCTGCTGGCGATCGTCAACCTGTTCACCCGCGGTCGCGCGCGCTGA
- a CDS encoding GFA family protein: MNERQVRRCIDKVGDTVIAPLHRLSCHCGAVQIDLELPHGIVDPRRCNCSLCRRRGAIVASVPLAALHLRQGEQALRLYQFHTHTAQHYFCGTCGIYTHHRRRSDPSLYGYNVGCLEGVDPYALAIAVPVEDGVRHPADRTAP; encoded by the coding sequence ATGAACGAGCGTCAGGTGCGCCGTTGCATCGACAAGGTCGGCGACACCGTGATCGCGCCGCTGCATCGGCTCAGCTGCCACTGCGGCGCGGTGCAGATCGACCTGGAGCTGCCGCACGGCATCGTCGACCCGCGCCGCTGCAACTGCTCGCTGTGCCGACGCCGCGGCGCCATCGTCGCCTCGGTGCCGCTGGCCGCCCTGCACCTGCGCCAGGGCGAGCAGGCGCTGCGCCTGTACCAGTTCCACACCCACACCGCGCAGCATTACTTCTGCGGCACCTGCGGGATCTACACCCATCATCGGCGCCGCTCCGATCCCAGCCTGTACGGCTACAACGTCGGCTGCCTGGAGGGCGTGGACCCGTACGCGCTGGCCATCGCGGTGCCGGTCGAGGATGGCGTGCGGCATCCCGCCGACCGCACTGCGCCGTGA
- the xth gene encoding exodeoxyribonuclease III gives MKIASWNVNSLNVRLPHLQQWLAAFAPDVVGIQETKLEDHKFPDAALAEAGYRSVFAGQKTYNGVAILSRTPVSDVQIGVPGLEDEQKRAIAATVGDLRIVNLYVVNGQDVGTDKYAYKLRWLEAVHAWLADELQRHPRLVVLGDFNIAPDARDVHDPLVWSDNHILTSTAERGALHKLLALGLHDGFRLHHADGGLFSWWDYRQAGFRRDLGLRIDLTLVSDALKPHTRGAGIDREPRTWDRPSDHAPAWVELEPTA, from the coding sequence TTGAAAATCGCCAGCTGGAACGTCAACTCGCTCAACGTGCGCCTGCCGCACCTGCAACAGTGGCTGGCCGCGTTCGCGCCGGACGTGGTCGGGATCCAGGAGACCAAGCTGGAGGACCACAAGTTTCCCGACGCGGCGCTGGCCGAGGCCGGCTACCGCAGCGTGTTCGCCGGGCAGAAGACCTACAACGGTGTGGCGATCCTGTCGCGCACGCCGGTCAGCGACGTGCAGATCGGCGTGCCGGGCCTGGAGGACGAGCAGAAGCGCGCCATCGCCGCCACCGTCGGCGACCTGCGCATCGTCAATCTGTACGTGGTCAACGGCCAGGACGTGGGCACCGACAAGTACGCCTACAAGCTGCGCTGGCTGGAGGCGGTGCACGCCTGGCTGGCCGACGAGCTGCAGCGGCATCCGCGGCTGGTGGTGCTGGGCGACTTCAACATCGCCCCGGACGCGCGCGACGTGCACGATCCGCTGGTGTGGAGCGACAACCACATCCTCACTTCCACCGCCGAGCGCGGCGCTCTGCACAAGCTGCTCGCGCTGGGCCTGCACGACGGCTTCCGCCTGCACCATGCCGACGGCGGCCTGTTCAGCTGGTGGGATTACCGTCAGGCCGGCTTCCGCCGCGACCTGGGCCTGCGCATCGACCTGACCCTGGTCTCCGACGCGCTGAAGCCGCACACCCGCGGCGCCGGCATCGACCGCGAGCCGCGCACCTGGGACCGCCCCAGCGACCATGCGCCGGCCTGGGTCGAACTGGAACCGACGGCATGA